Within the Ornithinimicrobium humiphilum genome, the region GCGACGCCCACCTCGGCGCAGAGCGCGGCGAAGCCCTCCTTGTCGGAGAGGCGCTCGATGAGCGGCAGCGGCGGGTAGGGGATCGCGAAGCGCTCGTCGAGCCGGTCGCGCAGCGCCGCGATGCGGGTGACCCAGGTGTCGACGGTGCCGAGGACGAGGACCCGGGCGCCGGGGTTGGCGTCGGCGATGTCGCTCAGGCCGGCCAGCAGCTGCTCGTCGTCGTCCATGCCGGGGAGCTGCACGTTGTCGATGATGGCCGAGCCGCGGACCGCGGAGGGCACCGTGCGGCTGATCACCGTGGTGCGGACGTCGAGCTCGGCGTGGAAGGCGCGGGCCAGGGTGTAGGTCGCCAGCTCCCCGCCGAGGACGACGGGCACGAAGGGGACGGTCGTGTCGAGCGGGGGCCGGACCATGGCCGGAAGCGTACCGGGCGGACCCTGGGTCAACCCTGCACGTCGAGCCAGCCCGAGCCCTCGCTGCCGGGCACGACCTCGGCCGCTCCCGAGGTCAGCGAGGCGAGCAGGCCGGGGAGCTCCTCGGCGTCGTCGGCGGGCACCTGGACGCGCAGGGTGACCTGCTCGCCGTAGGAGACGTCGGGCACCGCGATGCCCCGAGCACGGAGGTCGTGCTCGAGGCGCCCGGCGATGGCGTGATCGGCGCGGACGTCGACCTCGGTCACGCGCAGCCGGGTGAGGATCTCGGCCTCGGCGACCGAGGCGCGGACCGCGTCGCCGTAGGCCCGGACCAGGCCACCGGTGCCGAGCAGCGTGCCGCCGAACCACCGGGTCACGACCGCGACGACGTCGCTGAGGCCCGAGTGGGTGAGGGCCTCGAGCATCGGCGTGCCGGCGGTGCCCGCGGGCTCGCCGTCGTCGTTGCTGCGGACGGTGGCGCCGTCGGGGCCGAGCACGAAGGCGGAGCAGTGGTGGCGGGCGTCCCAGTGGGTGCTGCGCGCCTCCTCGACGACGGCGCGGGCGGCCGCCTCGTCGTCGGCCCGGCGCAGCCAGCACTCGAAGACCGACCGCTTCTCCTCGATCCGCGCGACGACGGGGCCGGCGACGGTGCGGTAGGACGAGGGCTGCATGCCCCGCAGCGTAAGGGGCTTCCTAGACTGACGGGCATGACCCGTGCACGTCACCCCTTCATGGCTGTTCTGATCGCCCTCCTCCTGCTCGCACCCGCCGGCACGGCCAGCGCGCACGACCAGCTCCTGGGGAGCGACCCGGAGGACGGTGCCGTCGTCGAGGCGCCCGACGAGCTCGAGCTGGAGTTCTCGGGCCAGCTGTCCGAGCTGGGCCTGCAGGTCGTGGTGACCGACCCCGACGGCCGCTCGGTCGTCGACGGCGAGCCCGAGGTGGACGGCCGGTTCGTCACGCAGGACCTCGTGGACGACCTGGGCGCCGGGACGTACGACGTCGTCTGGCGGGTCACCAGCGAGGACGGCCACCCGATCTCGGGCGAGCTGTCCTTCACGGTCGAGGTGACCGAGGAGCCCACGACGGAGGAGCCGACCACGGCCGCGCCGACGACGGTGGAGACCTCGGAGCCCGTCGAGACCTCGGAGGAGCCGACGGAGACCGCCGCCGAGGAGACGACGAGCGCGGAGCCGACGGCGACCGCCGAGCCGACCGAGGACGCGACCACCGGCGACGAGCAGGACGCCGTGGCGGACGAGGGCGGGCTGCCGGTGTGGGCGTGGGTGATCATCGGGCTGGCCGTCGTCGGCCTGCTGGGGCTGCTCGCACGCACCTGGGGCCGCGGCCGCACCGACGCCTGAGGCGTCGCCGCACGTCATACCCTCTGCGGCACAACGCTCCCGAGCCGGCCGCCAGGCACCGATGCCGGGGGCACCGTGTCTCTCATGTAGCCTAGGCCCCACGAACGCTCACATTCCCCGGGCCGGCTCCGCGACCTGATTCGTCAGCCAGCGATGCCGCCCCGGCAGACTCGACACAAGGGGGTCACGCCATGGGGCGCGGCCGGGCCAAGGCAAAGCAGATCAAGGTGGCCAGGAAGCTGAAGTACTCAGCTCCGTCCACGGACCTCACCGCACTGGAGCGCGAGCTCCGGGCCTCGCGCGGCGAGCACGTCTACGACGACGCTCAGGACGACGAGGACGGCGAGGAGGAGGACCCTTACGCCGCCTACGCGGCGCCGGACGACGAGGACGACGACGAGTCGTGGGCCTCTGACGGCCGACACTGAGGTGTCGGGGTCGACCTCGACTCCTCCCACCCCCACACACGCACATCCCCTGGCCGAGCTCTGGGTCAGGTACCGGCAGTACCGCGCCCGCGTGGTGCTCGCCTTCGTGCTGTCCACGATCCGCAAGGTCATGGACGTCATGCCCGAGCTGCTCATCGGCGCGGCCATCGACGTGGTGGTGCGAGGAGCCGACTCCTTCGTCGCCTCGCTCCTGGGGGTTCCCGACCGTCACCAGCAGATCCTGTGGCTGGCGGTCGTCAACGCGGTCGTGTGGGTGCTGGAGTCGACCTTCGACTACCTCGCCGCACTGACCTGGCGCAACCTCGCGCAGCAGGTCGAGCACGACCTGCGCCTGGAGACCTACGGGCACGTGCAGGGCCTCGACATGGCCTGGCACGAGTCGCGGTCGACGGGCTCGACGCTCGCCGTGGTCAACGACGACGTCAACCAGCTGGAGCGCTTCCTCGACACCGGGGTGGACCGGCTCTGGACGCTGGCGCTCAACGTCGTGCTCGTGGGCGCGGTCTTCGCGGCCAGCAGCTGGACGCTGACGCTGCTGGCGTTCCTGCCGATCCCGGTGATCATCCTGGGGTCGCTGTGGTTCCAGCGGCGGCTCGAGCCGCGGTATGCGGCCGTGCGGTCGACGGTGGCGCGCATCAGCGGGCTGGTCTCGGGCAACCTCGGCGGGATGGCGACGATCAAGTCGTTCACCGCGGAGGAGCGCGAGCTGGAGCGGGTGCGGGAGGCGTCGGACGCCTACCGGCTCGCCAACGCCGACGCGATCCGGGCCTCGGCGGCCTTCGTGCCGCTCATCCGGATGGCGATCCTCGTGGGCTTCACGATGACGCTGCTGCTCGGCGGGTGGATGGCGCTCGACGGCACGCTCGAGATCGGCCTCTACTCGGTGCTGGTCTTCATGACCCAGCGCCTGCTGTGGCCGCTCACGTCGGTGGGCGAGGTCCTCGACCTCTACCAGCGCGCGATGGCGTCGGTGCGCCGCATCCTGGCGCTGCTCGACGAGAAGCCGCTGACACTGCCGGGCGACCGGACACCTGACGCGGTGACCGGGCGGCTGGAGCTGCGCGGGGTCCGTGCGGGATATGCCGACGGCCCGGACGTGCTGCACGACGTCGACCTGGTGGTGCCCGCGGGCGAGGTGCACGCGGTCGTCGGTCCGACGGGCGCCGGCAAGTCGTCGCTGCTGCGGCTGCTGCTGCGCTTCACCGACCCGCGGGCGGGTCAGGTGCTGCTGGACGGGATCGACCTGCGCGAGCTGACGTGGGAGGGGCTGCGGGGCCGGATCGGCTACGTCGCCCAGGACGTCTTCCTCTTCGAGGGCTCGATCGCGGACAACATCGCCTACGGACGCCCCGGCGCGACCCGCGACGAGATCGTGCGGGCCGCCGAGCAGGCTCAGGCGGCGGAGTTCGTCGAGGCCATGCCGGACGGCTACGACACGCACGTCGGCGAGCGCGGCGTGACGCTCTCGGGCGGTCAGCGGCAGCGGCTGGCGCTGGCGCGGGCGATCCTGCGCGACCCCGAGGTGCTCATCCTCGACGAGGCCACGTCGGCCGTCGACAACGAGACCGAGGCCGCGATCCAGCGGTCGCTGGCGGAGGTCAGCAAGGGGCGCACGACCGTGATGGTGGCGCACCGGCTCTCGACCGTGCGGCACGCCGACCGGATCTGGGTGCTCGCCGCCGGGCGGGTCGTCGACGCCGGGACGCACGACGAGCTCGTGGCGCGGCCTGGCCCCTACTCCGAGCTGTGGTCGGTGCAGACGGGCGCGCTCGCGGACTGAGGCGGCGGCATACGGGGGCGCGCTCGCGGACCGGACCTGACCGCATACCCGCTCTGCGGGGACCGGACTCCCTGCTGCAGGGACTAGCCTTGACCACCGGTCAGGGAAGGGACGGACATGGCGCAACGGTCTCGGCACGAGGCGAGCTGGACCTCCGCGGACGCGACGGTGCGGGGACGCCGGTCCGGCCGCGGTGGGTGGATCATGCTGGCGCTGGGGTTCGTGGCGATCGCGGTCATCGCGACGGTGGCGTTCAACCGCTACATGAACTTCCAGACGGTGACCTTCGAGCTGCGCGAGTGCACCGCGCCGCTGACCGCCGTGTCGACGTGGCAGGAGGTGCAGGCCGCCGCCTGCGACCCCGCGCCGATCGACGGTGACGTCCTGACGATGTGGCACGAGGGCTCGCAGTCGAGCGCCGACGCGACGACCGAGACGTCGTGGACGTTCGAGGGGGTGCCGGTGAACACCGTGACCAACGCGCTCGAGATCAGGACCGTGGAGGCGTCCGAGACCGTCGTGCTGGCGGAGCCGGACAACCAGCAGATCCGCCGGGCGCTGACCAGCGACGCGGCCGGGCTGCGGTGGTCGGCGAACATCGGTGACCGCGGGCCGACGACGTACTGGGTGCTGGTGACGCCGGCGGGCTGATCCGCTTGGTGGCCGCGCGCTCCTTCGGATCAGACCACACGCGCTCTCTGGGTCGGGCCGCCGCTCACGCGCTCCGGACCGGGAAGTCGCTCACAGCCACTCTCGACCTGGCCGCCGCTCACAGCCACTCTCCGGACCGGGCCGCCGCTCACGGCACTCTCCTGCTCCTTTGGGCCGGCCAACGTCCACCCCTGCGGGCCACCCGGCTGCGCCACCAGCAACGCACCCTGGGCACGCGCAGGCCCGAGGCCACGACGCCCACATCCTGCCCCGCAGGTCACGGCCCCGCCCACCCGCTGCCAGCCCTGGCGCCCCCGTCCAGCGCCGACTCACTGTGGACAACCCTTCCCTTATTCGAACATATGTACTAGGATGGGTCTCATCCACCAGCACCGCAGCTGAGATCTCCCGGGGGTGAGGGCATGTCGCACAAGGACCGGGACGCCGAGCGCGCCGCGCAGCTCCTCGCCGCTCTGGCCCCGGACGGCACGGTGAACCTTCGCCGGCTGCGTTCCTTCGTCCCGGCCGAGTGGGCGCACAAGACCTCGGTCGGACTCGACGGCGTCATCCGCATCGCCGCCCCGAAGAACGGGTTCATCCGCCTGGAAGCACCCGCGCCCTGTGGTGCGCACCCGGCCCTGGATGCAGCAGCCGCCTCGGGACCGACCTCGGGACCGGCCTCGGACCCGGACCTCACCACCCCGCCCCTCCGCGAAGTCGTCGCCGACCAGCTCCGCGAAGGTCTCGAGGAAGGCCTCGAGGCTCTCGCTCCCTCGCTCTCCCGCCAGCCGCTCGCCGGCGAGGAGGCGGTCGGGGCGCTGGAGACCGTGCACGGGTTGTCCTCGTTGCTCGAGTCGGCTCGTCTCCATGCCGCACGAGAGCTGGCGGCGCGCACCGCCGAGAAGATGCTCCGGGTCAAGGGCGTCACCTCCCCCGACGAGCTCTCCCCCACCGCCCGTGAGCGCTGGCGTGCCCGCGCCAAGTCCGTCACCGCGGCCGAGCTGGCCACCGCGACCGGGATGGGCCTCGGGGCGGCACGCACCGTCGTCGCGATCGCCACGGCACCCGACGCGTGCGCGCGCCCGGTCCAGCAGGCTCTCGATGCCGGCATCGCCCGGTGGGAGCTGGTGGCCGCCTGGTGGCGGCGCTGCACCCACCTGCCGCACGAGTCGGGGGCGGAGATCGCTCGGACGCTCTTCGGCATGGACGTCCCGCTCGGCGAGGTCGCCCCCGAGCGGCTCACACCCGACGGAGAGCTGTCGACGGCGCCGTGGGCCAAGAAGCAGTTCCTCGACGCCCTGGAGCGCGAGGTGCGCCGCCAGGAAGGGGCCGACCCGCTGGCGCAGCGGGCCAGGCGGGAGGCGCAGCACCGCTCCCGTGACGCCTATGCGGTCGTCGACGACGACGGCAGCGCCCAACTGGTCGTCACGGGTGACGCCGCCTCGGTGACGGCATGCGTCGAGCGCCTGCACACCATCGCTGTCCGAGCCCGCCGCGAGGGCGACCCGCGCGGTGTCCCGGCCCTCCGCAGCGACGCCGCCCGCGCGCTGCTCCTGCACGGCACCCTGCCCCTGCCCGCCCTGGGCGAGGACGCGGACCTGCTGACGCCCGACGACATCGCCCGTCTCGTCGACGTCATCTCGGGCACCCCTGCCCACGAGCTGCACGTCGTCGTGCCCTGGGACGTCCTGGCGGGTCATGCCGCGGTCAACGCAGGCGCGCCATCGGATGGAGCGGGTGCAGGCCGCGCCAGGCCGTCCGCCACACCGGGCAGCGACGGAGCGGGCAGCTCTGCCTCGGACAGTGACGGCGCGACGGCATCCGCAGACCGCGATTCCCCCGACGCCGACGCCGACGCCGACGCCCATCATCTCCCCGGCGTCGCTCGCGTCCTGGCTACGCGGTCGACCTTCCTCACGGCCGACGAGGTGCGTCGCATCGCAGGTCGCCCCGGCACCACCATCTACCGACTGCTCACCGATCCCGCCGACGGCCGCTGCCTCGAGCGGTCGCTGACGCGATACTCCCCGGATCGCGCCATGCGCGCGCAGCTGCGGGCGGCCGACGTGATGTCGCGCGCCCCCGGTTCGACCCTCCCGTCCGGCCGCTGCGACCTCGACCACGTCGAGGAGTACCTGCTTGGCGGCCGCACCACCGAGTCCAACCTGCAGTCGCTCGACCGCACCTGGCACGCCCTCAAGACCGAGAAGTTCTGGGACGCCACGATGGACGAGAGCCGCAACGTGACGTGGGAGTCATTCTGGGGCCGGCCGCACCGGACCCGCGTTCACGACTACCGGCAGTACCTCGGCCGGGTCAGACCGCATGAAGACCCGTCAGTCCCCGCCGCGGCGAGATCTGCCGATGTGCCACCCGGCACCGGGCTCAGCCCTGACGAACGTCGCCACCTGGCGTCCCTGCTGGTCTACGCCGCGCTCGCCCACCGCGACCTCGGCGCCCGGCTCGAGGCCGATGACGACGACCCCGAGGCGGGGTCCGACCACGACGTGCGCGACGCCATCTGGCTGCGTTGCACGAGGCCGGACGGTCGTCGGACCACCGGGCCACGACCCGGGACGCCCTCGCCGGAGACGATGCGGGACCTGGACCCTCGGGCCGTCCTGGACAGCTCGGACTGGACGACGCTGGGGACCGCGGCGGACGGGGGCGGGGCGCACGACGCCACGCAGCGCGACGGCGCGGACGGGGACGTCGTCGATGGGCGCTGGGGCAGCCGGCACCCGGGCCCGCCGCCGTTCTGAATCGGCGGTTCGCGTGGGACGGAGCGACCGGCCGGTCCGGGGCCTCTCAGATGCTCCAGCCGAGGTAGGACCCCGTCATCTGCACCGAGCCACCGTCGACCCCCTTGGCGCCCTGGACCAGCGGCTCCCCGATCTCCGGCACGTCGGCGGCGTCGATCACCTCGCCGATGGGCCAGGCCTCGATGCCGTGCTCGGCAAGCACACCCATGGCGCGAGGTGCGTTGTGGGCGGAGACGATGGCGACGAAGCCGACACCCATGTTGAGCGTCTGCTCGAGGTCGGCCTGCGGCACCCGGCCGAGCTCCTGCACCAGCTGGAAGATCGCGGGCGGGGTCCAGTTGCGGTCGACGACGCCGCACAGTCCGCGCGGCAGCACGCGGGCGAGGTTGGCGGCCAGGCCGCCACCGGTCACGTGAGACAGCGCGTGCAGCCCGACCTGGGCGCGGATGAGCTCCAGCAGCGGCTTGGTGTAGATCCGCGTCGGCTCGAGGCACTCCTCCCCCAGCGTCCGTCCGAGCTCGTCGACGTGCCGGTCCCAGTCCCAGCCGGCAGCGCCGAAGACCCGCCGCACCAGCGAGTAGCCGTTGGAGTGCAGCCCGGACGACGGCAGCGCGATGATCACGTCGGTCTTCTCGACCAGGTGCGGGCCCAGGACCTCGCCGTGCTCGACCACGCCCGTGGCGGCACCGGCGACGTCGTACTCCTCCGGCCCGAGCAGGCCCGGGTGCTCCGCGGTCTCACCACCGACGAGCGCGACGCCCGCCAGCTCGCAGCCGCGCGCGATGCCCGACACGATCGCGGCGATGCGCTCCGGCACCACCTTCCCGCACGCGATGTAGTCGGTCATGAACAGCGGCTCGGCGCCCGACACCACGATGTCGTCGACGACCATGCCGACCAGGTCCTGCCCGATGGTGTCGTGCACGTCCATCGCCTGCGCGATCGCAACCTTGGTCCCCACACCGTCCGTCGACGTCGCCAGCACCGGCCGCTGCATGCCCTTGAGCACCGACGCGTCGAACATCCCCGCGAAGCCGCCGAGACCCCCCAGCACCTCGGGCCGGGTCGCACGCCGCACCGACTCCTTCATCAGCTCCACCGCACGGTCCCCGGCGTGGACGTCCACCCCGGCACTGGCGTAGGTGATCGGCTGGTCGGACGCAGTCATGAACGTTCCCTCGGTCTGGTGCGGGCGGGCGAGACAAGGGTATGCCGTGCCTTTCGGACGCGAGAAGGCCGAGGGGCGTACGGTCTGAGCATGAGCAGGCGCGCAGCGCAGAGGGCGTCCGCGACGGCGGCGGTCCTGGCCTCCCTGCTGCTGGCGGGCTGCCAGGGCGACGACGACCCCGACGCCGAGGGCCCCACGCCGACGGCACCCGCGACCTCGACGTCACCGGGCACCACCGAGACCCCCACCGACGAGACCAGCGACGACACGGAGGAACCCACCGGCTCCTTCCCGCCCTGGAGGTCCGACCCCTCCGACCAGCCGCCGGCCGACGCGGGTGCCGGTCAGGAGATCACCGACGTGCGCACCGGCCGGCACGACGGCTTCGACCGGGTGGTCCTCGACCTCACGGGAGACGAGGTCGCGCTGGGCTGGTTCGCCCGCCTCGTGGACGAGCCCGCCGAGGCCGCCTCGGGGCGGCCGGTGGAGGTCGAGGGCGAGCGCTTCCTTGAGCTCGGCATCGCCGGCATCGACTGGACCACCGAGGCCCCGGAGCGCTACGACGGGTCCACGGT harbors:
- a CDS encoding IMPACT family protein, translating into MQPSSYRTVAGPVVARIEEKRSVFECWLRRADDEAAARAVVEEARSTHWDARHHCSAFVLGPDGATVRSNDDGEPAGTAGTPMLEALTHSGLSDVVAVVTRWFGGTLLGTGGLVRAYGDAVRASVAEAEILTRLRVTEVDVRADHAIAGRLEHDLRARGIAVPDVSYGEQVTLRVQVPADDAEELPGLLASLTSGAAEVVPGSEGSGWLDVQG
- a CDS encoding copper resistance CopC family protein, producing the protein MTRARHPFMAVLIALLLLAPAGTASAHDQLLGSDPEDGAVVEAPDELELEFSGQLSELGLQVVVTDPDGRSVVDGEPEVDGRFVTQDLVDDLGAGTYDVVWRVTSEDGHPISGELSFTVEVTEEPTTEEPTTAAPTTVETSEPVETSEEPTETAAEETTSAEPTATAEPTEDATTGDEQDAVADEGGLPVWAWVIIGLAVVGLLGLLARTWGRGRTDA
- a CDS encoding DUF3073 domain-containing protein, giving the protein MGRGRAKAKQIKVARKLKYSAPSTDLTALERELRASRGEHVYDDAQDDEDGEEEDPYAAYAAPDDEDDDESWASDGRH
- a CDS encoding ABC transporter ATP-binding protein, which translates into the protein MVLAFVLSTIRKVMDVMPELLIGAAIDVVVRGADSFVASLLGVPDRHQQILWLAVVNAVVWVLESTFDYLAALTWRNLAQQVEHDLRLETYGHVQGLDMAWHESRSTGSTLAVVNDDVNQLERFLDTGVDRLWTLALNVVLVGAVFAASSWTLTLLAFLPIPVIILGSLWFQRRLEPRYAAVRSTVARISGLVSGNLGGMATIKSFTAEERELERVREASDAYRLANADAIRASAAFVPLIRMAILVGFTMTLLLGGWMALDGTLEIGLYSVLVFMTQRLLWPLTSVGEVLDLYQRAMASVRRILALLDEKPLTLPGDRTPDAVTGRLELRGVRAGYADGPDVLHDVDLVVPAGEVHAVVGPTGAGKSSLLRLLLRFTDPRAGQVLLDGIDLRELTWEGLRGRIGYVAQDVFLFEGSIADNIAYGRPGATRDEIVRAAEQAQAAEFVEAMPDGYDTHVGERGVTLSGGQRQRLALARAILRDPEVLILDEATSAVDNETEAAIQRSLAEVSKGRTTVMVAHRLSTVRHADRIWVLAAGRVVDAGTHDELVARPGPYSELWSVQTGALAD
- a CDS encoding HNH endonuclease signature motif containing protein: MSHKDRDAERAAQLLAALAPDGTVNLRRLRSFVPAEWAHKTSVGLDGVIRIAAPKNGFIRLEAPAPCGAHPALDAAAASGPTSGPASDPDLTTPPLREVVADQLREGLEEGLEALAPSLSRQPLAGEEAVGALETVHGLSSLLESARLHAARELAARTAEKMLRVKGVTSPDELSPTARERWRARAKSVTAAELATATGMGLGAARTVVAIATAPDACARPVQQALDAGIARWELVAAWWRRCTHLPHESGAEIARTLFGMDVPLGEVAPERLTPDGELSTAPWAKKQFLDALEREVRRQEGADPLAQRARREAQHRSRDAYAVVDDDGSAQLVVTGDAASVTACVERLHTIAVRARREGDPRGVPALRSDAARALLLHGTLPLPALGEDADLLTPDDIARLVDVISGTPAHELHVVVPWDVLAGHAAVNAGAPSDGAGAGRARPSATPGSDGAGSSASDSDGATASADRDSPDADADADAHHLPGVARVLATRSTFLTADEVRRIAGRPGTTIYRLLTDPADGRCLERSLTRYSPDRAMRAQLRAADVMSRAPGSTLPSGRCDLDHVEEYLLGGRTTESNLQSLDRTWHALKTEKFWDATMDESRNVTWESFWGRPHRTRVHDYRQYLGRVRPHEDPSVPAAARSADVPPGTGLSPDERRHLASLLVYAALAHRDLGARLEADDDDPEAGSDHDVRDAIWLRCTRPDGRRTTGPRPGTPSPETMRDLDPRAVLDSSDWTTLGTAADGGGAHDATQRDGADGDVVDGRWGSRHPGPPPF
- the purM gene encoding phosphoribosylformylglycinamidine cyclo-ligase, whose amino-acid sequence is MTASDQPITYASAGVDVHAGDRAVELMKESVRRATRPEVLGGLGGFAGMFDASVLKGMQRPVLATSTDGVGTKVAIAQAMDVHDTIGQDLVGMVVDDIVVSGAEPLFMTDYIACGKVVPERIAAIVSGIARGCELAGVALVGGETAEHPGLLGPEEYDVAGAATGVVEHGEVLGPHLVEKTDVIIALPSSGLHSNGYSLVRRVFGAAGWDWDRHVDELGRTLGEECLEPTRIYTKPLLELIRAQVGLHALSHVTGGGLAANLARVLPRGLCGVVDRNWTPPAIFQLVQELGRVPQADLEQTLNMGVGFVAIVSAHNAPRAMGVLAEHGIEAWPIGEVIDAADVPEIGEPLVQGAKGVDGGSVQMTGSYLGWSI
- a CDS encoding AMIN-like domain-containing (lipo)protein; translated protein: MSRRAAQRASATAAVLASLLLAGCQGDDDPDAEGPTPTAPATSTSPGTTETPTDETSDDTEEPTGSFPPWRSDPSDQPPADAGAGQEITDVRTGRHDGFDRVVLDLTGDEVALGWFARLVDEPAEAASGRPVEVEGERFLELGIAGIDWTTEAPERYDGSTVTGQGTEVVTEVVHGVLFEGQQQIFVGLRQDTEYRVFALDEPARIVIDVRHP